A portion of the Acidisarcina polymorpha genome contains these proteins:
- a CDS encoding quinone oxidoreductase family protein, translated as MQRKSIMALHEDDVLIRIDYASINKMDPGLARVNVFNFPLPYVLGFDFSGEVVGLGAQCQEAFKVGDEVLGRSLTGSCFAEYVVAKRENIVHRGAVPAPEASTYGVAYLTAYESLVMTGGIEQHRGKWIYVAGAAGGVGHFAAQIAKLYGLKVVGSAGKAASLNLLKELELDHVIDYSKQDVVQEVMNLTGGKGADLVYDSTYTQSSYAQSAVVVARGGEYIRLGTEAQVARAGANDVQSVVEGRGARMVISDLGRYARDPLYQAQTAKLTDGLKQAVSWYESGHLKPAITATVPFDAAALQQAFGDFLKGTNNVGKVVVRCA; from the coding sequence ATGCAGCGAAAGAGCATTATGGCATTGCATGAGGACGACGTACTTATCCGCATCGATTATGCGTCGATCAACAAGATGGATCCGGGCCTCGCCCGCGTCAACGTCTTCAACTTTCCTCTTCCTTACGTATTAGGTTTTGACTTCAGTGGCGAGGTCGTGGGACTCGGAGCGCAGTGCCAGGAAGCATTCAAGGTGGGTGACGAAGTTCTTGGCCGGTCCCTTACTGGCTCGTGCTTTGCGGAATATGTTGTTGCTAAGAGAGAGAACATCGTTCACAGAGGTGCCGTACCTGCGCCGGAAGCGAGCACGTATGGCGTCGCCTACCTGACCGCGTACGAGTCCCTTGTGATGACCGGAGGCATTGAGCAACATCGTGGCAAGTGGATCTACGTTGCCGGAGCTGCGGGCGGGGTCGGCCACTTTGCGGCGCAGATCGCCAAGCTTTATGGACTAAAGGTCGTCGGTAGCGCCGGGAAGGCTGCCTCCCTGAATTTGCTCAAGGAGCTAGAACTGGATCACGTGATTGATTACTCAAAGCAGGATGTTGTCCAAGAGGTGATGAATCTTACTGGAGGCAAGGGGGCGGATCTTGTTTACGACTCTACCTACACGCAATCGTCCTATGCTCAATCTGCTGTTGTTGTCGCCCGTGGTGGCGAGTACATCCGGCTTGGTACCGAGGCCCAGGTGGCCCGCGCCGGTGCTAACGACGTGCAGTCGGTAGTGGAGGGTCGCGGTGCTAGGATGGTCATTTCCGACCTCGGGAGGTACGCTCGAGACCCTCTGTACCAAGCACAAACGGCAAAGCTTACCGATGGACTGAAGCAGGCAGTGTCGTGGTACGAAAGCGGACATCTGAAGCCTGCAATTACCGCAACGGTACCGTTTGACGCGGCCGCACT
- a CDS encoding 6-bladed beta-propeller, giving the protein MSLLFLASFCFAPSIMAQLPENSDSELARRIEASPPLPFIETRLSLYSSFSDWELGAVAGVAIGRSEDIYVIQRGDKADPILVFDKQGKLIRSWGRGDFALPHSLRLDSRGNVWAVDAQASKVIKYDSTGRKLLTIEVSPVPIDGSSFRGITDVAFAPNGNLYITDGYANARILEYTAGGKELKEWGHPGKGTGEFELPHGIQIGPDGIVYVADRENGRIEKFDLNGKFMGEIDGLGRCYALKLVQGVLWTSVSPMGEAPGAPGWLLKLDPHTGEILGHARVLDQRQGHALDVSSSGKVVVTAGNGVLSFQQN; this is encoded by the coding sequence ATGTCTTTACTGTTCTTAGCAAGCTTCTGCTTTGCCCCCTCGATCATGGCCCAACTCCCGGAGAATTCAGACTCTGAGCTCGCTCGTCGGATCGAGGCATCACCGCCTCTTCCGTTTATAGAGACGAGGCTGTCACTTTATTCGTCATTCTCCGATTGGGAACTTGGGGCTGTGGCCGGGGTCGCGATCGGCAGAAGTGAAGATATCTATGTCATACAGCGAGGAGACAAAGCCGATCCCATCCTTGTGTTCGACAAACAGGGTAAGCTCATACGGTCGTGGGGACGAGGTGACTTCGCTCTACCTCACAGTCTCCGCCTCGATTCTCGTGGAAATGTGTGGGCGGTCGATGCCCAAGCGTCGAAGGTGATCAAGTACGACTCGACGGGTCGAAAACTCCTAACAATCGAGGTCAGTCCGGTACCGATTGATGGCAGTTCTTTCCGCGGAATCACAGACGTTGCGTTCGCTCCAAACGGAAATCTTTACATCACGGATGGTTACGCAAACGCCCGAATCCTTGAATACACCGCGGGGGGTAAAGAGCTAAAGGAATGGGGACACCCCGGTAAAGGGACCGGTGAGTTCGAGCTCCCACATGGGATTCAGATCGGCCCGGATGGCATTGTGTATGTTGCGGACCGCGAGAACGGGCGAATCGAAAAGTTCGATTTGAATGGGAAGTTCATGGGAGAGATCGATGGGCTCGGACGTTGCTACGCACTCAAGCTGGTTCAAGGTGTGCTCTGGACAAGCGTCAGTCCGATGGGTGAGGCGCCTGGGGCTCCGGGCTGGCTATTAAAATTAGACCCGCATACTGGCGAGATTCTCGGGCACGCGCGAGTTCTAGATCAGCGTCAAGGACACGCTCTCGATGTCTCATCGTCCGGTAAAGTTGTAGTCACGGCAGGCAACGGCGTTCTCTCGTTCCAACAAAATTAG
- a CDS encoding GNAT family N-acetyltransferase, with amino-acid sequence MYFHFRAATSEDIPVLSELIAASVRELQIEHTPEERELALATIFTIDTQLILDGTYSVALSEEGILAGCGGWSKRRTLYGGDRQIQAIAPELLDPSHDAAKIRAIFVHPAYSRQGLGSAILARSEKAAQDANFTGFEMGSTLAGVPLYTLKGYRKRGTITVPIGAEKTITIVRMAKSANPA; translated from the coding sequence GTGTACTTCCACTTCCGCGCAGCGACCTCTGAAGACATTCCCGTCCTCAGCGAACTCATCGCGGCCTCGGTTCGCGAGCTTCAAATCGAGCACACGCCCGAAGAGCGAGAGCTTGCTCTCGCCACGATCTTCACCATCGACACGCAATTGATCCTTGACGGTACCTACTCTGTCGCTCTAAGTGAGGAAGGCATATTGGCTGGCTGCGGCGGCTGGAGCAAGCGTAGGACGTTGTACGGCGGCGACCGTCAGATACAGGCCATCGCGCCCGAACTTCTTGATCCATCTCACGATGCCGCGAAGATCCGCGCCATTTTCGTCCACCCCGCCTATTCGCGTCAGGGACTTGGCTCGGCGATCCTCGCGCGATCAGAAAAAGCCGCTCAGGATGCCAACTTTACTGGCTTTGAGATGGGGAGCACGCTTGCCGGCGTCCCCCTTTACACCCTCAAAGGCTATCGCAAGCGTGGGACAATCACGGTGCCGATCGGAGCGGAGAAGACGATCACGATCGTACGGATGGCGAAGAGTGCCAATCCAGCGTAA